The nucleotide sequence TTCGGAGCAGCTGCGACTGGCTGAGTCAACTCGTGAAGTGGCAGAGAAGCTGGGTCGAGCGTGTCGATTCGGTAAATGAGTAGGGCTATTGCTACTGGAGCCAGTACTAAGAAGATGAGAAAAGGTGAGTGCCATGGCGTTTTTCGTGTGGGAGTGGGATGAGAGTCGTCGGAAGCTTGGGCTGGAGAAGGGGAGTGCATTGCTTAGTGACTCGGTGAGGTTTGGTAACTCGGTCTAGAGAGATCTATGCATCTATCAGAGTAAGTAGGTTATATATAATTACGATTTTCTTTTTGAGTAACTAGTTTCAGGCACAAATATCTTAAATTGGTAAACTGGGATCGCGGCCTGCATGATAAATTTAACCGTTAAATATGAGTTGATTGTGATTGCCGTATATGGTATTCATAATTTTTCAAAGCAATTTATCCGAATTtagtttaatattttaaatttgaatataagaGGACAAACACGATAATTTAAGTCTGCAGGTCTATTTAATAATTTCTGGACATAGAAATGTAGAACTTCGAGGATATGAAAATGAATGAGGTTCCCCCTCGAATTCTCTTGGATCTTAAAGAATTTTCAAATTATGCATGTTTgtagttaaaaattattttaaatatttttatttaaaattaaatgtaaaTAGTATTTGATAAAATTTGATCGTATAATTTACAATTAACAGATATAATTTAAGAATTTTCAAGATCTTTACAAAAAGATCCGAAGAGTAAAAAAAGATCCGgagagagaggatcctcattctatGAAAATTCCTATGGTTGCAGTTATGGTCTATTGTTTATGTCATGCACGTGGGAGGTGGGACCAATCTAAAAATTTACTCTTACTGAAAAATGATTTGGATTCCATTCGGGTTGGAATTGTGTTCGTATTTTAGTTATTCATGGTGcataacttttttatttaaaattaaatacaaataaaatttgataaaaactaacgcatgatgtacgatgaatgattATAATATAGAGATCTTtaggatccccacaaaatgaatccaaagaggatcttctttcctaaaaaaacaaaatcgacAAAACCAAATGGCTTATCACATCAATACCCCTTGAAACTCAATTTCATACTCAATTTGTCTCATGAAACTCATCTCAATTGGTGACTACCTGGTTAAAAATGAGGAACAACTCCTGCTACTAGACAATCACAGATGAACACGTATCTAATCTgtgattaaaaaatcaattacttGGACATGTGTTCATCTGTGATTGGCCAACAACAGGAGTTGCTGCTCATTGTTCAGCAGCCAAGTTTTGTTCATTTCAATTATATtgggctttttagccaaaatgatcattAAGTTTTGCATAATTCATCGCTTTAatcattgagatttgaaatcaatagaattgaCCCTGattttgtccaccatcaatcattttagtcattcctTAAAAAACTCCatcaaataagaataaaatgacaaaaatactcttaGTTTTTATCAAATCATTTTTTGGAAACTCTGAACGCGTGCATGCAGGCCTCACACATGCATGTTCATCATGCAAGTGagacattttttaatatatttgaaaCACATATATAATGTTTGCCGAATAAATGATATGGATTGGGGGAGTTATTGATCACGCAATTAACACAGTTTTTAAATCTGGTTAGGTAATATTTCTAACTCGTTGACACTTGAAATGCCGTATTGGCTTCTTCAAGTGTATCTTATTCTTTACTAGCCTTTATGCACGCGCTCACACATGtgcaaaagacattttttgaatcacgacaTGCTACGCGCGATCTACACGTTTTAAATCATGTTATatgaaaagtcaaatatttgaagtaaatgaataatcttagatcatgctaaaagaaacccctcataaaccaattaaagcagctgaattcatataataaaatcaATCTCTATAGAATTttcattaagaatagagaaaataatatttaataaacaattgattgaatcacattattgttaacccattgtgaggcaaAGTGACACGCCTCgatcccgatattccccgaataccaggataggcacgtgttggcggacacccgagggtgacgaaagccatttattgaatgcaaatgcagagaaaaaggaataaataggacttataaatttaaatataattaatatgcaaatgaggaatgtgttcaaagcatacaactaactagaacactaaaagaaataaaataaagattgaatgaataaaagaatgggTCTTACACCGAGAGGACTAGAAGGTATCGATGCAGAAGTGTTTTGACGCCGGGATTGTACACCTCGATTCTAATTCCTGAatggggcgcaaaacaaacatgagtagaCCAAGTTGACATagatataataaaacagttattaacttattaacccccaggttttatgaaaacacatatatcatgataaaaaaaaaaaaagttttccaAAACCTAACAtgccgtgcaatgtctcaaaacatatatcatatatatcgtaatcactagtgaatgtccaatatCCCTCCAGGCCCCATGCCAGCTCCCTGTCTCTGAGCAAATAGTGAGAGGAAAATTACCCCCAGGCCATGTGCCAGCTCCCCGTCCCTGTGTTAATAGCTAGAGGAGACACACTTTaagccctatgccaacaccataACTGTCACTTGGGATGGACCAGAATCTATCCCTCGTCCCGTAGTGGAATTAGGaacactaggtaagtacaaaaccattgaacatacatatatttgaaaaacaacttcatagtataaagtcatccatcatctatactataaagaggtgttctaaacatgtcctaaatatcatatcgtcatccatcatatattctataagaacacggattataggaaaaatagtaataattcaaaatagcctcagtaagcatgttatcttaAAGCGTTTCATAGAACATAATtgttaaatcatgcttttccaTGTATGCATttttactattaaaacatgcattttcagaagGGGTTCACTCACAGATACTTAGCCGCCGAAGAGCCACATAAACTAGCAAACACAGAATCGTCACAATATAtacacctaagcacataaagggatcccattaataaaactatataatagaaattgaatttgggaaaacggacgtcAGAAACGAATTCAAGACGTCGAAATACCCTACAAAGGATCCCGGTTAAATTTCGTAAACGTCAACATAAGAATATTCCACATATAGGGTTTGGGCCGGCTAGGGTATAGGATTCTAGACTTGGGTTACAAGGATTTGGGTCATGGGGGTATACGGCTTAAAGCCTagaaagggttttgggtttaaaAGGTttaagggttttgggttttgaaagGTTAAAGGGTTTAGTTAAATAGGTGGGCTGGGCTTAGTTGGGTTTAGGGCTTTAGGGAAATAGGTTTAGGATTTGGTATTATACGGTCTGGAGGCCCGGTTTGGTGTGGCCTAAAAACCTTTGTccaaagggtttagggtttaatgtGCACGGGCCTAAGGCCCTAAAGGGAAatggcccaaaggcctttaaattaacaaaataattagaaacaaaaagaaataaaagggtTGGGTTGGGCTGCCCAGGGTTTTGGACTTGACAGGAACTGCCCGAAGGGCCTGGGTTTGGTGGGTCACCGGACCTCAAGAAGAAGGAGGCCGGATTTCGGCCGGAAAACTGAACAAACCTTAAACGTTAATAAATTTgccaatactcaatgaaatcgagtgattcaaaaacgaaaatcataatTCTCgaagagatgaagagaatggtaccttgcaCGACGTCTAACTCGCATTGGTTTTGTCGGAAAATGCCTCGAAAGCTGCGgaggtcgccggaaactgggtaagattcaaatgagtataacttcttcaatactcaatgaaattgggtgaaacaaaaaaggaaagttgtagtactcagctaGACAAAGggattgataccttgcacgcTGACCAAATCGCTGTGGTTTGGTCAGAAATTGCCTCGAAAGAAGCTGTGCTTGTCAGAAAACTGAGGAAGTTTTCCCCTGTGAGGTTCCTACGTCCAAACATCGATAACACTTCTTAAAACCACTTCCCAACATACACTAAGACATGATCTACAACTTTTGAACGAGGTTCAAGGCTTACCTTTGCCGGAAGAGGAGGAAACTCGTCAAAGAACTTCGGTGAACAGCGTAGGCCGAGAGAAAGGAAGGGTTCCAGGTGTTCTCTTTCGATTCTAAGCTCACTAGGGTGTTAATGGAGATATTAATATTGTTGTGGTGTTGTTTGTTGGTGAGAAAAGCCCTCGAATGGGGTTGAGATAGAGAGAGTCGAGAAGGAGTGATAAGGGATaatgagggagaagagagaactAATGGCGTTTACTAATCTGTAATCAAATTGagaggaattggattgagggggaattggattgaggaagaattgaaatgaggtggaatcagaattagattcctgttgaagttgtttactaaaactgtctGGAATCGGAGTAGGAATGATGTTGAGtacatataagttgtttactaattcacttcaatcagaatggttgattactatattgcccttacataaataaattattttcatactaattaattaaattaaattcttaattaaattcatataataaaattcatatatataagcatatataaataggttttatttatttattaaaagatggcAAGAATGATATTGagtccatataagttgtttactaagtcacttcaatcggaatgaaaactaagttgatgactaaattgcccttacataaataaattattttcatactaattaattaaatttatataataaaattatctatataaaaatatataaataggttatttatttatttattaaaaatgacaTAATGAGTGTCAAATGAAGGGCAATGTTGAGATAATAAGAAACAAGTGAGGGCATAAATAAAAGATGCATTCCCGATTCCCTTACCCTCAGGGAATTCAAATACCTCACAAAACTAGGGAATCCCGTTCCTCCAATTTTAGGAATTGGATTCCTTGTTTCTTGTGGGCTCCACCACTTTTTTGATTCCTTAGTATTTAGTAAACACCGGAATACTCCGTAATCAGAATTCAATTCCCTTTCCTTATTCCCATTACCCTTACGTAAACGTGCCATgaaagagaagggagagagagagaccgggGACACAAATCAGGGGTGGGCTCCCTTGGGCACACCATTTAAGACCTAAAAAccatttttaaaaggaaaatatccccaaacttagtgaaaatacaaagaTACATTTTTTGTTCTGTAAATCCCTGGACTGGTTGTTACACAAGGCCCATCCCCtcatttttagtgtaaataatatcgtttgttaaaaaaaaaaaaaatcatttgacaactaatttaatcacattattatccatgTGCGAAAGACTTTTTTATAACATGCATTATatgtctcttaagatgttttgaacgtgtttaaaatagagagaataatatttaataaacaactaattgaatcacattattgctaaccaaTTATGAGACTAAGTCCACCTCATTTccccttaatatagataatatcgtttattacaaaaaaataataataatttgacaactaatttaatcacattattatctgcgtgCCAATTTATAATTgacattacacgcctcttaagatgttttaaacatgtttaaaaatagataaattgaatcacattattgctagcctattgtgaggtactaattaaaaaataaataaaaaataaaaaaaccacaaaatcattaattattaaaacagtactattaaaatgacgaaaatgccattgccttatttgatgcattattttgggatgtcTTTGAACTTTTATGTTTTGggggtatttttgtccaaatctTTTTGGTAAAACATTATGACACCAAAACACTATTCACCTTTTGtgttctctttatatataatagataAAAATGgaagtgttgcagtcatatttagaataggaatgtgattgtgtaaattctagtagatatgagaatgtatcttacattcctattaggagtagattacctattaagagttgtaatcctaaaaggaaaggttttacctatcctactactataaataaaggcacaatgggtggaatagaacacacccacaattacacatctctctctttctctctactattgcagcacctttctctctctctatggcctccataattgttcaatagattatgcctacaacatgaAGGACGTTTTGATTATCTTTTGAGTGCCAAGagaatcttcttttttttttatttatcaaaatgactcattttcataatttttggtATATGCACACGACATGAACAACAATATGatagaaatatgatttttctaAAACTTACAATTATCAAAGCCATTCTATATAAATAAGTTACTCATAAATTCCAAGTCGcatttctcattttgtagaAAGAAAAACATCACTGACAACCCACTTCTTTAAAACCATCATAAACTGGCTGcccaattcataaaacccaccAAAATTTGATCCCGATGGGTGCAAATTCTTCACGCTAAACTTTTCTAGTTCTTTTCTTGCTATAATCTTCACGCCTCATTTCTCATTTTCACGCTAAACACGTCACCGCTCGGAAAGGAAATTAGCGATGTCGGTCTCTGCAGTTTCAATAATGGAGTGCCGAATATCAAGTATCTTCCCTATTTTGATACGACCAAATTCTCAATTCCCTTAATCAAACTACAAGTAACACAGAGGATAgagatggagatggaaggaagagagaaagagaaagagtagAGTTTgtgaattgttttattttttatttatatttatttttttatcaaattaacGACTAGGCAAAGCCATTACACAATACACATTGGACTATTTATAGTACTCCCAAACCCACTGCCAGCCAACAAACTTTCCTAATTACTTGTAATAGTCccatttaactaactaattcaatGCCTAACTATGCTAATCAGGGTCATAACATATTTTCTGTAATTGAGCTTCTTCTTGAGCATCGCCTCTTGAATCTCTATTTTTCAGTATTGCCATCGGATATGAAAAATTCATTACTTACTTTGGAAAATGCGTTCTCTATCCTGTTAATGGTTGTCAAATAGTAAGGATAATAATGCTTATAGTCCATGGTCTGCATCATTCTCTCCATTCTCTTCGTCGATTTCGTTGGGTTCGGGCTTGTCGTCGACGGTTTGGGAAAAGGGGTTTGCAATCACATGCCTTTGTCTACCACccataaaccctaaaaaattcaatcaaaattgCCTCAAACTTGGAAATTGAGTTTTGGAATCACATGCCTTTGTCTACCACCAGAGTGGGATTTTGCCATGGGAGAGATTAAGATGGAGGGCGGCGATATGAGAAGTGAAGGAGAATAGCCCAGTTTGGCCGTCAAACTCACTGTATGTACATAACATATACACGatatgcacatgatatgctcaCAGATATGAGTTCAACCCAAACACTAAGAGCTCCTAACTCTCACTtccaaatcagaaaaatgatGCAAGGAGTTGTGAATTTCTAcaatttatatgtgggtatGTTTGTCATTTGGCCTTTGTGCATGGAGTGCGTGGCTTGTGCATAGCCAGATCATCCTATTTGAGTCCAAAGATTAGAAAAATGGATCattttttgcaattttctttttttaggaAAATCAAACAGAGAATGAGTAAGAAAGGAGAGGAAaatcaaaactttttttttttggtcaaactaaaatactttaattatataaaaaggCAGCCCACCACCTAAATACAAACCCAATAGCAAATAAGAAAATACAGTTTAGGCTCAAAAGTGGCCagctgaacaaaaaaaaaaatccttagaCTGGAATGGAAACCAGTAGCCACTAGATGCACCTCCATTGcaatgccaccaccaccaccaagagAACAAACCAACATAATAACAGGATCAACGGAAAATGGGGGTAAGCGGACCACCCGTGCAGTGAGCGCTTACATAATCTTACCCAATAGtgctaaaagcactttaatAGCCACCCAACACCCGAGGAGAAGCACACGGGCCTACTAGCAGAGGCTGGTAGTAGAGGACGTGCAACAAACAGTATCATCGGAGCAGAAGGGGGCCATGAAGGTCCAATCTGAGACTAGCTTATGGGAATTGAGACGAAGTTCAAAGAACAAAGCTCAAGGGAAGCCAAAACAAagaccaaaagagaaaaaagtgtagaaattaaaaaaaaaaaacttattgcGTGGAAGGgtgtggaaatgatgaaggaaaggAGGGGGAAGATGGAAGATGCAAAGAGTGGAGATGGATGGGAAAGAAGGAAGGAGGGGGAAAATGGGGGAAAAAAGGGGGAAGGAGAAAATATGCAGAGGatggagaaggaagagaaagagggaaGGAAAGCTAGAAAGAGATGAGAGTCAAGCTGCTGTCAACCAAAAGCCGGAGTAAGGATCGGCGGCTAGGAGGATTTTTTTCTTCCCTAGAGGCAGAAAGGAGGAAAGGTTTTAGAGAGAGgttaaaaagagagagagagagagagagagagagagagaacacgTTAATTGAAACCTTTATTTTCGTCCTGCGATGCTCTAAGATGGTAAGAAGTTATCTCCTTCAATTTTTTGATGTGAAATCGCAGCAACGATTTCTTAATGTCGTAGGCTTTTCTTGGTAGAAGGGGGTGGGGGGAGGACGAAGCATGTTTATCCTTGTAATTGCATAACTGCACCTAGTTTTGTAGATAATTATCCGTTTTCGTGAAAAAATTTCTGACGTGTTTCTGatgaacttttttgttttttgtttttttttttttattattattttaagagGGACAACAAGTGATAAGCCACGTCTATCCCTTTTGGGGGCCGGAAAGACTCACAAAGACATTTCAGCCTCCCTTGACCGCAAGTCTGGCTTCCACGCCAGAATTGAGTTTCGAATCCGAAAcattcacacatttttttttgtagtttttgaaGAAAGCCTTGAAATATGgcctttttggtttttgattgtGAAGGAAACAAAAGGAAATATTTGGTCCCTTGATATTTGACTGAGGAATGTCAAACAACTATTAATTGAAAGGGAAGGATTTCTATCTAACAATACCAAAGCAAACGTCACAAAAAATGGGATATTAAATATTGAGATTTTGCTACAGTCAAACGCTCATTCGGCTGAAATTCCTGATCATATAATGGCTGCAATAGGTGGGTTTTCTTGAATGTTAAGGCGGAGCATGTAAGGATAAATCGGCGAACCGCAGTATATGTAATTACCAATCTTGATGCCACTTGAAATTATTGACAATCCTGGATCATAGTAGTGAGCAATCAAATTTCCTTCCATATCAACGGCCAGAACTCCACCATTCTTCTCCACACTGGGTCTTAATTTGTATTTCTCCATAATTGCCATCACTTTTCTTATGAAAGGATATCTAACAGCCAAATCCCATGCCAATGAAAGCCCCTGCGTTCAAAATTGCACACGAGAAAAACCTATCAATTTTGAGCCCCTTACTAGGTAATCTTGGAAACTTAAAGGGCATAGCTGCAAAGTGGTTTATAACAGTCTTAATTTACTAATTACCATTGACATTGCAATCCAGTAATGGCCTTCTCCATCATATCTTATGTTATCTGGCAAGCCTGGAAGATGATCAATAAAAGCATCCACGCTTCCCCTTTTCTCACCTTGTATGTAAAACTTTCTACACCTCCTCCTGCAAAATGCATAAATAGAAAGATAGTCTAACATGTTACGCTATCACTATTAGGTTATCAGTTTACATGATGCGCTCGAACAACAATTTATAAATCAGACAACCTCATATCGCATGCAAAAATTGTAAACTAGTTGACAACGTACATTGGGGTTTCGCAGTAGATTACGTGACTCTGATCCGGTGAAACCACCACTCCATTAGCGAAGTACAGATCGCGCAGCAGCACTGtggtctgtttggttgctgaatCGTAGCTCATGAGTCTTCCGTGAGGCCGGCCCTCCAAAATGTCCCAAACATGGTCTTTCATGTTGTATTTATATGAAGCATCAGTGAAATAAATCATGCCATCCACTGCTACATCTACAGTCTCCGTCAGTAAAAATTTTACACCCTCAGCCTTGTCTGCCAGCACCTCTACCTCACCCTCACTTGTTACATTCAGCAAGCCCTGCCATACACTACATTTAATTATTCTGTATAGTATATACTATAGATAAAGTGTCTAATGCCTTTTTATCCACAACATACTACGCCTTCATGGGATACAATACCATAAAATACCTTAAAATGAACATGTCACatatttattgttttagtttgatttattcaatccggCTACCCTAAGTAAAGATGGGTGTGTGTTGACACGTGGTCATGTTTGTCGtgtcaattgattttttttaatgttaaattatatttgttaaaaaaactaattttgctttttattaaaaaaatattcaaagaaagaaatgaagcTAAACATCAAATCGAgagttttattttgaaatttacaaAGTTATTTTGAATTGCTAGTTTAGCTCCGGTTAAGCCATTTGTATCTTTTTCACTTGTATGAATTACAAGCGATGACACTACTCTTTTCTATACTAAAAGAGGGGAGAGTTTGGACCCTTGAGAAACATTGGATTGAAAAAGAATAACCTATCCACTAGGCCAATATCCACCATTTGTCACTTGTAATTTTTAAGAATTCTAGTTtataaagtgtaaattttgaaaGCTTCATAAAATTAGCGTTCTCCGTTAATATATTTAGATGGACATTGTTTGGTTTCTTAGATGATGGAGTTACAAAGTGACGTGTAAAAAGATGATCTTGAGAATGAATGTTTGTATTATAAATTTGCACAGTGAAATAATGTCATACCATCATGTAAAGAAGAATAACAACTTTTGAAACATGTTGATACACAAAATTGGGTCTATCTTGGATTAACTTAGATCTGACCGTAAATGATACAAATGCATAGGAACACAAGAATACGTGGTTCACCCCGAGTTAATTGGGGCTTCACGATGGTGTAGTTTCTGGTTCACCATGTAAATGTAGATTACTCTGTGAATGAGGCTTGTTGCCTTTTAGAGAATACAGGTGCTAGGGGTATGAATGAATGACTATCTCTAAGATGAGGGTGAGAGATCCCTTTAACAGGACACGAGCTTCCCTACCCTTTTACATAGCTCATGTGGGCTAACTAGATAAGTAGTGAGGTCCACATGTGGTACAATAAAACACATACCATATCTATACTacctattaatattttaataggaGACTTTctatcaacaaaagaaaaagtatggGCATTAAAATAACTTTGAACAAAAAACTTCTTTTTTGCTCTTCCCTCATCGGCATATCATCAAgggatgtgttatccacacatctcttgttaatttttatcatttgattttcttcaatttattcagTCCAACGGCTGAAAATTAGAAAGGTGTGCGCaaagtaaaaaatggtgtgtggatatcacaccccatcatcaaaacatttttaactctctcttcctccctctctctttcactttttttttttcaacttctctctcttccatatatatttttcttttttaatcttttttatttacaCAAACATAATGTGTAGGCttcttttattataaattaagaaaatgattttAACACACGATCTTTAGTCTTTTACAAACTCTTATTTAATCTTAACTGTTGGTTTTGTTTAACTTATTCAATTTGATgactataaataaaaagagacttaagaaaagctaaaaaaagtgaaaaatcattttccttttagaaatcacattttttgttcttaaagttgcattttttttgtgtcatttagtattacggtctagtggtattcattttcactcataagtgagagatcttagataTAATTCTCTTTAAAGGCTAAttcgaaccacattattattagttcATTATGAGATTAAGCTCCTCTTCcctcttagtatagataatattttttgttcaaaaataaaaaattgcatttttggagGCCATTCATTAAAGTTACTATTGAAGACTATTCATGCAAATATATTGAGTCattattcatatcatatttttataccatcttaggtgacatttgatgtggacaaccacattatttgaaaaatttgcaaaatccaagcaaatgaaggagaaagacttctcgtataccataattatcatttaattaactatttttttctcaattattagtttattaagtaatgaactaaatttaaaaatc is from Pyrus communis chromosome 10, drPyrComm1.1, whole genome shotgun sequence and encodes:
- the LOC137748674 gene encoding protein STRICTOSIDINE SYNTHASE-LIKE 5-like, coding for MPFCELTRHLIKKAPSQNPRMLQGAERVGYGVLLGPEDVAYDKRSGIIYTGCADGWMKRIKRNESENPEFVVENWVNTGGRPLGLAFGHHDEVLVADADKGLLNVTSEGEVEVLADKAEGVKFLLTETVDVAVDGMIYFTDASYKYNMKDHVWDILEGRPHGRLMSYDSATKQTTVLLRDLYFANGVVVSPDQSHVIYCETPMRRCRKFYIQGEKRGSVDAFIDHLPGLPDNIRYDGEGHYWIAMSMGLSLAWDLAVRYPFIRKVMAIMEKYKLRPSVEKNGGVLAVDMEGNLIAHYYDPGLSIISSGIKIGNYIYCGSPIYPYMLRLNIQENPPIAAII